A genomic window from Chloroflexota bacterium includes:
- a CDS encoding ATP-binding protein has protein sequence MYLPPTYGAVRKLHCVHPCPCGWYGDPSGRYACAPSTITRYQNRISGPVLDRIDIHVNVPRVEYEKLSAVRLGEPSAAIRARVETARGIQQRRFAGTRLTCNADMGPAEVRQSCELDEPGRALLQTAAQRMQLSART, from the coding sequence ATATATCTTCCGCCCACTTATGGCGCAGTGCGAAAGTTACATTGTGTACATCCGTGCCCATGCGGCTGGTACGGCGACCCGTCTGGGCGCTACGCCTGCGCGCCATCCACCATCACGCGCTACCAGAACCGCATCAGCGGGCCCGTGCTCGACCGCATCGACATCCACGTGAACGTGCCGCGCGTCGAGTACGAGAAGCTGTCGGCCGTGCGGCTCGGCGAGCCGTCGGCAGCCATCCGCGCGCGCGTCGAGACGGCGCGTGGCATCCAGCAGCGCCGCTTCGCCGGCACGCGCCTGACGTGCAACGCTGATATGGGCCCGGCCGAGGTGCGGCAATCCTGTGAGTTGGATGAGCCGGGCCGCGCGCTGCTGCAGACGGCCGCCCAGCGTATGCAGCTCAGCGCCCGCACCTGA
- a CDS encoding AMP-binding protein — MGNADNYVQARDFLIAHREDYATAYREFRWPRMEQFNWALDFFDAQAHNNAAPALWVVSESGEEVKRSFAEMSMRSNQVASFLRAQGVKRGDRVLIMLGNVVPMWEVTLAAIKLGAVISPATTLLTPADLQDRITRGGISHAIADPSGVDKLAPFSSLVSRVLVGGVAPGWASYADADRAPAEFTPDGPTRASDPFLLYFTSGTTAKPKIVLHTHETYPVGHLSTMYWIGLRPGDVHFNISSPGWAKHAWSSIFAPWIAGACIFVHNYARFDAKKVLNALVQYGVTTLCAPPTVWRMLILEDLTTYPVRLRELISAGEPLNPEVIEKVRAAWGITIRDGYGQTETTAQIGNTPGQPVKLGSMGRPLPGYRVALLDAEGREGDDGEISLRLNPPPLGLMAAYADSVERSAAVLGGDFYRTSDTASRDADGYFWYIGRSDDVFKSSDYRISPFELESVLIEHDAVAEAAVVPSPDPLRLSVPKAYVMLKPGVPPTRETALAILQFTRSRLAPYKRIRRIEFYDLPKTISGKIRRVQLRGVEIERNAAGTRGEREFRAEDFPELR; from the coding sequence ATGGGGAACGCCGATAACTACGTGCAGGCCCGCGACTTCCTGATCGCGCATCGCGAAGACTATGCGACCGCCTACCGGGAGTTCCGCTGGCCGCGCATGGAGCAGTTCAACTGGGCGCTCGACTTCTTCGACGCCCAGGCACACAACAACGCCGCGCCGGCCCTGTGGGTCGTGAGCGAGAGCGGCGAGGAGGTCAAGCGCAGTTTCGCCGAGATGAGCATGCGCTCCAACCAGGTCGCTAGCTTCCTGCGCGCGCAAGGCGTCAAGCGCGGCGACCGCGTGCTGATCATGCTCGGCAACGTCGTGCCGATGTGGGAAGTGACGCTCGCGGCGATCAAGCTCGGCGCAGTCATCAGCCCGGCGACGACTCTGCTGACGCCGGCCGACCTGCAGGACCGCATCACGCGCGGCGGAATCAGCCATGCCATCGCCGACCCGAGCGGCGTGGACAAACTTGCTCCGTTTAGCTCGCTCGTCTCGCGCGTGCTCGTCGGCGGCGTTGCGCCCGGCTGGGCGTCGTATGCCGACGCCGACCGCGCGCCCGCCGAGTTCACGCCCGACGGCCCGACGCGCGCCAGCGACCCGTTCCTGCTCTACTTCACCTCCGGCACGACGGCGAAGCCGAAGATCGTGCTCCACACGCACGAGACGTACCCGGTCGGCCACCTCTCGACGATGTACTGGATCGGCCTGCGCCCAGGCGATGTGCACTTCAACATCAGCTCGCCCGGCTGGGCGAAGCACGCATGGAGCAGCATCTTCGCACCGTGGATCGCCGGCGCGTGCATCTTCGTGCATAACTATGCGCGCTTCGATGCGAAGAAGGTGCTGAACGCGCTCGTGCAGTACGGCGTGACGACGCTGTGCGCGCCGCCGACCGTCTGGCGCATGCTCATTCTGGAAGACCTGACGACCTACCCGGTCAGATTACGCGAACTGATCAGCGCGGGCGAGCCGCTCAATCCGGAAGTGATCGAGAAGGTGCGCGCCGCGTGGGGCATCACCATCCGCGATGGCTACGGCCAGACCGAGACGACTGCCCAGATTGGCAACACGCCCGGCCAGCCCGTCAAGCTCGGCTCGATGGGACGGCCGCTGCCCGGCTATCGCGTGGCGCTGCTCGACGCGGAGGGCCGCGAGGGCGACGACGGCGAGATCTCGCTACGCCTGAACCCGCCGCCGCTCGGCCTGATGGCTGCGTACGCCGACAGCGTCGAGCGCAGCGCGGCGGTGCTCGGCGGCGACTTCTATCGCACATCCGACACCGCGTCGCGCGACGCGGACGGCTACTTCTGGTATATCGGCCGCTCCGACGACGTATTCAAGAGCTCCGATTATCGCATCAGCCCGTTCGAACTGGAAAGCGTGCTGATCGAGCACGACGCCGTTGCCGAAGCTGCGGTCGTGCCAAGCCCGGATCCGCTGCGCCTGTCGGTGCCCAAGGCGTATGTGATGCTCAAGCCGGGCGTGCCGCCCACGCGCGAGACCGCGCTGGCGATCCTGCAATTTACGCGCTCGCGGCTCGCGCCGTACAAGCGCATCCGCCGCATCGAGTTTTACGACCTGCCCAAGACCATCTCCGGCAAGATTCGCCGCGTGCAGCTGCGCGGTGTCGAGATTGAGCGCAATGCGGCCGGCACGCGTGGCGAGCGCGAGTTCCGCGCAGAGGACTTCCCGGAATTGCGTTAA
- a CDS encoding alpha-L-arabinofuranosidase has translation MAGALPCPGLGWAARPSDFIGAVRAMHAEALWIVNVNSTSQEAAAAVAFFNARITDTTPITVDLHGTDWYTAGHWAALRAAHGYPEPLSIRYWEFGNEVYGGKPGTGANGCQTWGWETSWTCDGGEYINGIGAGAARHEGYLEFRAAMRAVDPTVQLGVAGTTDPATYNNWGAKVIAAAGSVMDFYVVHPYAYDTPPANNASGWAQVLGKPQTHWSGIRAALQPAFSLYAGGRAAPLAATEYNIVSAAPYDTEQMMLRAGNALYTADSIGQMAQSDYDFGLQWDLANGTESNGTDYGLLRMDGGTTRTPAYYAFALWSRFGDTLLPVASSANAATDLSVYAGRVNSTTVTLLVINKTSTPLTATITISGVRSLLGGTASAVTGAGPGALAVAYNGVSNPASDLSDAPPTPFATGAGPTFTYLFAPTSVTLLTIRTGTLDRRLYLPTIRR, from the coding sequence GTGGCCGGCGCGCTGCCTTGTCCCGGTCTGGGCTGGGCGGCGCGCCCAAGCGATTTCATCGGCGCCGTGCGCGCTATGCACGCCGAGGCGCTCTGGATCGTCAACGTCAACAGCACGTCGCAAGAGGCGGCAGCGGCGGTGGCGTTCTTCAATGCGCGCATCACAGACACAACGCCCATTACGGTCGATCTGCACGGCACCGACTGGTACACCGCCGGGCACTGGGCTGCCCTGCGCGCTGCACACGGTTATCCGGAGCCACTCAGCATCCGCTACTGGGAGTTCGGCAACGAGGTGTATGGCGGCAAACCCGGCACCGGCGCAAATGGCTGCCAGACGTGGGGATGGGAAACCTCATGGACGTGCGACGGCGGCGAGTACATCAACGGTATCGGCGCGGGGGCGGCGCGGCACGAGGGCTACCTGGAGTTCCGCGCGGCGATGCGCGCCGTCGACCCGACGGTGCAACTCGGCGTGGCGGGCACGACCGATCCGGCAACGTACAACAACTGGGGCGCCAAAGTTATCGCAGCGGCGGGCAGCGTCATGGACTTCTACGTCGTCCACCCGTACGCCTACGACACGCCGCCCGCCAACAACGCCTCGGGCTGGGCGCAGGTGCTGGGCAAGCCGCAGACACACTGGAGCGGTATCCGCGCTGCGCTCCAGCCGGCCTTCAGTCTGTACGCAGGCGGCCGCGCCGCGCCGCTCGCCGCGACCGAGTACAACATCGTCTCTGCGGCGCCGTACGATACGGAGCAGATGATGCTGCGCGCCGGCAATGCGCTCTACACCGCCGACTCGATCGGACAGATGGCGCAGAGCGACTACGACTTCGGCCTGCAGTGGGACCTCGCGAACGGCACGGAAAGCAACGGCACCGATTACGGCCTGCTGCGCATGGACGGCGGCACCACGCGCACGCCGGCATACTATGCGTTCGCGCTGTGGTCGCGCTTCGGCGACACGCTGCTGCCGGTCGCATCGAGCGCTAACGCTGCGACGGACCTGAGTGTGTACGCGGGGCGCGTCAACTCGACTACCGTCACGCTGCTGGTGATCAACAAAACAAGCACGCCGCTGACGGCGACCATCACCATCAGCGGCGTACGTTCTTTGCTCGGCGGCACGGCCAGCGCCGTAACGGGCGCGGGACCGGGCGCTCTGGCCGTTGCGTACAACGGGGTCAGCAACCCGGCCAGCGATCTCTCCGACGCGCCGCCAACGCCGTTTGCGACCGGCGCGGGTCCGACGTTCACTTACCTCTTCGCGCCAACCTCTGTCACGCTGCTGACCATCCGCACCGGCACACTCGACCGGCGGCTCTATCTTCCCACGATCCGGCGATAG
- a CDS encoding VOC family protein → MSIIQTQGVHHITMVGSNRQAIIGFYEGVLGMPLVFTQPNLDVAEEEHLYFDPGDGRLLTFFVRPARVNDPTPNPEGIGNLHHLAFIVSRVTYTQVVARLAERGIKNTGPVDRGFMDSIYFRDPNGQLLELACYKFDPPEGHTHADVLHEAHKLRVAAGAYAIADEHLAEAITQLTRRRFGSLSRE, encoded by the coding sequence ATGAGCATCATCCAAACGCAGGGTGTGCACCACATCACCATGGTCGGCTCGAACCGCCAGGCGATCATCGGCTTCTACGAGGGCGTGCTCGGCATGCCGCTCGTTTTCACGCAGCCGAATCTAGACGTAGCGGAGGAGGAGCACCTCTACTTCGATCCTGGCGACGGGCGGCTGCTGACCTTCTTTGTGCGGCCGGCGCGCGTCAACGATCCGACGCCGAACCCGGAAGGGATCGGCAACCTGCATCACCTGGCATTCATCGTCTCGCGCGTCACGTATACGCAGGTCGTCGCGCGGCTGGCCGAGCGGGGCATCAAGAATACGGGGCCGGTTGATCGCGGCTTCATGGACTCGATCTACTTCCGCGACCCGAACGGGCAGTTGCTGGAACTGGCCTGCTACAAGTTCGACCCGCCGGAAGGCCACACACACGCCGACGTGTTGCACGAGGCGCACAAGCTGCGTGTCGCGGCGGGCGCGTACGCCATCGCCGACGAGCACCTGGCCGAGGCGATCACGCAGCTAACGCGCCGCCGCTTTGGCTCATTGAGCCGCGAGTAG
- a CDS encoding HDOD domain-containing protein produces the protein MLELFIGRQPIFNRRLEVVAYELLYRSAEAARAGVVDGDQATARVLLNAFAELGLDTLVGGKKAYVNITRNFFNGTYPIPMPPAFVTLEVMEDTARDLVLYENLIALAGQGYQIALDDVIDIEQAAPLLSIADVVKIDIMGVERRQLPALVEDVRARRSRCKLLAEKVETHEELEFCTALGFDYFQGYFLCKPVILKGRRVDAARVVILQTLVRILDPRADFRTLAQIVSQDVSLSYKLLKLVNSAFYGFVQRITSIEGAIGLLGMNQLRGWLTLLLMSSIENKPHELTNLAMSRAKLCELIALTLHQPRTEPFFLVGLFSVLDALLDINMAEALDQLPLSDEVVAGLLRHEGNLGEVLQLTLAYERGDWDRLVQAKIEPDVLRQSYVQAIRWTSEIGRRPVS, from the coding sequence ATGCTTGAGCTATTCATTGGACGCCAGCCGATTTTCAATCGCCGCCTCGAGGTGGTTGCGTACGAGTTGCTGTATCGCTCCGCCGAAGCCGCCAGGGCCGGGGTCGTCGATGGCGACCAGGCGACGGCGCGCGTACTGCTGAATGCGTTTGCCGAACTGGGTCTCGACACGCTCGTCGGCGGCAAGAAAGCATATGTCAATATCACGCGCAACTTCTTCAATGGAACCTACCCCATCCCGATGCCGCCGGCCTTTGTGACACTCGAGGTCATGGAAGACACGGCGAGGGACCTGGTGCTTTACGAGAATCTGATTGCGCTGGCGGGGCAGGGCTATCAGATTGCGCTCGACGACGTGATTGACATCGAGCAGGCCGCGCCGCTGCTCTCGATCGCTGATGTGGTGAAGATCGATATCATGGGCGTCGAGCGCCGGCAGTTGCCTGCGTTGGTCGAGGACGTGCGCGCACGTCGCAGCCGGTGCAAGTTGCTCGCCGAGAAAGTCGAGACGCACGAGGAGCTTGAGTTCTGCACCGCGCTTGGCTTCGACTACTTCCAGGGCTACTTTCTCTGCAAGCCGGTCATCCTCAAGGGCCGGCGCGTCGATGCGGCGCGCGTGGTCATCCTGCAAACGCTGGTACGCATCCTCGATCCGCGCGCGGACTTCCGCACGCTCGCCCAGATCGTATCGCAGGATGTGTCGCTGAGCTACAAGCTGCTTAAACTAGTCAACTCGGCGTTCTACGGCTTCGTGCAGCGCATCACCTCCATCGAAGGGGCGATCGGCTTGCTCGGCATGAACCAGTTGCGCGGCTGGCTCACGCTGCTGCTGATGAGCTCGATCGAGAACAAACCCCACGAGTTGACCAATCTCGCCATGTCGCGCGCGAAACTCTGCGAGTTGATTGCGCTCACGTTGCACCAGCCGCGCACCGAGCCGTTCTTCCTCGTCGGCCTCTTTTCGGTGCTCGACGCGCTGCTGGACATTAACATGGCGGAGGCGCTCGACCAACTGCCGCTGTCCGATGAGGTGGTCGCCGGCCTGTTGCGCCATGAAGGCAACCTTGGCGAGGTGCTGCAACTCACGCTGGCGTATGAGCGCGGCGACTGGGACCGGCTGGTGCAGGCGAAGATCGAGCCGGACGTGCTCCGCCAGAGTTACGTGCAGGCGATCCGCTGGACGAGCGAGATCGGCCGCCGGCCGGTCAGCTAG
- a CDS encoding M20/M25/M40 family metallo-hydrolase — protein sequence MPVSSLSRVFAHVDAQRDAFLARLIDYLRRPSISAHGLGIAEVADYIAAILRGIGLDTQIIPTAGWPVVFAERRIVPGAPTVLLYGHYDVQPPDPLDQWVSPPFEPTVRDGRLYARGAGDNKGQHFAQVLALESLLAVDGALPCNVKVVLEGEEEIGSPRMADFVRAHREMLAADLVITSDGPVHESGRAQIVCGVRGIISFELRSRGANRDLHSGNFGGVAPNPLWTLVHLLATMKNERGEVTIDGFYDAVLPQTALEREALARMPLDEAGLKQSLGLAAFDAPTERGYFERLSAWPTFTINGLHGGYGGPGSKTVLPHEAFAKCDIRLVEAMTAEDTFAKVEAHVRKHAPGVAVVRQGSMEPSKVALDAPFIAPVRQAITAAQGEEPLLVPALGGSLPDYVWTKILGVPAITVPYANADESNHAPNENIEVERFFKGIKTGAAMLAYLGAATQLIGPGRDAR from the coding sequence ATGCCCGTTTCAAGCTTGTCGCGTGTGTTCGCGCACGTGGACGCACAGCGCGACGCGTTCCTCGCTCGCCTGATCGACTACCTGCGCCGCCCGAGCATCAGTGCGCACGGCCTCGGCATCGCCGAGGTCGCCGACTATATCGCCGCGATCCTGCGCGGGATCGGCCTCGACACGCAGATCATCCCGACGGCCGGCTGGCCGGTCGTGTTTGCGGAGCGCCGGATTGTGCCGGGCGCGCCGACCGTCTTGCTCTACGGCCACTATGACGTGCAGCCGCCCGACCCGCTCGACCAGTGGGTCTCGCCGCCGTTCGAGCCCACGGTGCGCGATGGCCGTTTGTACGCGCGCGGCGCGGGCGACAACAAGGGGCAGCACTTCGCGCAGGTACTCGCACTGGAATCGCTGCTGGCGGTGGACGGCGCGCTGCCGTGCAATGTCAAGGTCGTGCTGGAAGGCGAAGAGGAGATCGGCAGCCCGCGCATGGCCGACTTCGTGCGCGCGCATCGCGAGATGCTCGCCGCCGATCTGGTCATTACAAGCGACGGCCCGGTGCACGAGAGCGGCCGCGCGCAGATCGTCTGCGGGGTGCGCGGCATCATCTCATTTGAGTTGCGCTCCCGGGGCGCCAACCGCGACCTGCACTCCGGCAACTTCGGCGGCGTCGCGCCGAACCCGCTCTGGACGCTGGTGCACCTGCTGGCGACGATGAAGAACGAGCGCGGCGAGGTCACGATCGACGGCTTCTACGACGCGGTCTTGCCGCAGACCGCGCTGGAGCGCGAGGCGCTGGCGCGCATGCCATTGGACGAGGCGGGCCTCAAGCAGTCATTGGGCTTGGCCGCGTTCGATGCGCCGACGGAGCGCGGGTACTTCGAGCGCCTGTCAGCCTGGCCGACGTTCACTATCAACGGCCTGCATGGCGGCTACGGCGGCCCCGGCTCGAAGACGGTCCTGCCGCACGAGGCGTTTGCCAAGTGCGACATCCGGCTCGTCGAGGCGATGACGGCGGAGGACACGTTCGCGAAGGTGGAGGCGCACGTGCGCAAGCACGCGCCGGGCGTCGCGGTCGTGCGGCAAGGCTCGATGGAGCCATCGAAGGTGGCGCTCGATGCGCCGTTCATCGCGCCGGTGCGTCAGGCGATCACCGCAGCGCAGGGCGAGGAGCCGTTGCTGGTGCCCGCACTGGGCGGCAGCCTGCCGGACTATGTGTGGACCAAGATTCTCGGCGTCCCGGCGATCACGGTGCCGTACGCCAACGCCGACGAGTCGAACCACGCGCCCAACGAGAACATCGAGGTCGAGCGCTTCTTCAAGGGCATCAAGACCGGCGCGGCGATGCTGGCGTATCTGGGGGCAGCCACGCAGTTGATTGGTCCAGGGCGCGACGCGCGCTAA
- a CDS encoding amidohydrolase/deacetylase family metallohydrolase yields the protein MYDLVIRNATLVDPAQRLHARKDVAFAGGRVAAVADAIGERGAEDIDGAGQVLSPGWVDLHVHIFDGVSHYGVPVDPNCVAKGVTTVVDAGSAGADTFPGFRKYVIDVSATRIFAQLNISSMGMISQEIGELHDLRWADIEKALATIEANRDAILGVKVRLERWLACSEASGLKPLHLAREAADAAGLPIMVHAQSAWAESIDEVLAVMKDRDIVTHCFHGKPICGILDAGGHVRESVLKAAERGVVFDVGHGRGSFDWRVVERALAQGFQPKTISSDLHRHNIDGPVHDLATTASKFLHLGLPLDEVIARITSTPARVIRQNDIGTLRPGAWGDATLFTLEEGAFQFRDSRGEARTASQRLAVQRTIRAGREYHAAGHTHT from the coding sequence ATGTACGATCTCGTGATTCGCAATGCCACTCTGGTCGATCCGGCGCAGAGGCTGCACGCGCGCAAAGACGTCGCCTTTGCGGGCGGCCGCGTGGCAGCCGTCGCCGACGCCATCGGCGAGCGCGGCGCGGAGGACATCGACGGCGCGGGGCAGGTTCTCTCGCCCGGCTGGGTTGACCTGCACGTGCACATCTTCGACGGCGTCTCGCACTACGGCGTGCCGGTCGATCCGAACTGCGTCGCCAAGGGCGTGACGACCGTCGTCGACGCCGGCTCGGCGGGCGCCGATACCTTCCCCGGTTTCCGCAAGTACGTCATCGACGTCAGCGCCACGCGCATCTTCGCCCAGCTTAACATCTCCTCGATGGGCATGATCTCGCAGGAGATCGGCGAACTGCACGACTTACGCTGGGCCGACATCGAAAAGGCGCTCGCCACGATCGAGGCGAATCGCGACGCAATTCTTGGCGTCAAAGTGCGTCTGGAGCGCTGGCTGGCCTGCAGCGAGGCCAGCGGGCTCAAGCCGCTGCATCTGGCGCGCGAGGCCGCCGACGCCGCCGGGCTGCCGATTATGGTGCACGCGCAGAGCGCCTGGGCCGAGTCGATCGACGAGGTACTGGCGGTGATGAAGGATCGCGACATCGTGACGCACTGCTTCCACGGCAAGCCGATCTGCGGCATCCTGGACGCCGGCGGGCACGTGCGCGAGTCGGTGCTGAAGGCCGCCGAGCGCGGCGTGGTCTTCGACGTCGGGCACGGGCGCGGCAGCTTCGACTGGCGCGTGGTCGAACGCGCGCTGGCGCAGGGCTTCCAGCCGAAGACGATCTCCAGCGACCTGCACCGCCACAACATCGACGGCCCGGTGCACGACCTGGCGACCACGGCATCCAAGTTCCTTCACCTCGGTCTGCCGCTCGACGAGGTGATCGCGCGCATCACGTCCACCCCGGCCCGCGTGATTCGGCAGAACGACATCGGCACGCTGCGGCCGGGCGCGTGGGGCGACGCGACGCTGTTCACGCTTGAGGAAGGCGCGTTCCAGTTCCGCGACTCGCGCGGCGAGGCGCGCACCGCGTCGCAGCGGCTGGCCGTGCAGCGCACGATCCGCGCCGGCCGCGAGTATCACGCCGCCGGGCACACGCACACATGA